The proteins below come from a single bacterium genomic window:
- a CDS encoding DNA alkylation repair protein yields the protein MMTVTDTMRRLKDKARPGQLDGMARFGISIKKRLGVPIPDLRALAKEIGKNHDLALKLWDTGISDARILAGMIDEPNKLTGKQMEDWVKDFDSWDVCDQVCMNLFEKTPLVREKIKQWSRRKEEYVKRAAFALIACLAWHDRTAGDGVFMAFFSLIKKAATDERNYVKKAVNWALRNIGKRNGDLNRAALKLAKEIIAIDSRPARWIASDAIRELSSMPVKKRLEKRSSCGHHDRQEQT from the coding sequence ATGATGACGGTTACTGATACGATGCGACGATTGAAGGATAAAGCCCGGCCTGGCCAGCTTGACGGCATGGCAAGGTTCGGGATATCGATAAAAAAGCGTTTGGGCGTGCCGATCCCGGACTTGAGGGCATTAGCCAAAGAGATCGGGAAAAATCACGATCTTGCCCTGAAATTATGGGACACGGGGATCTCAGACGCCCGGATCCTCGCGGGTATGATCGATGAACCGAACAAACTTACGGGCAAGCAGATGGAAGATTGGGTCAAGGATTTTGATTCCTGGGATGTGTGTGATCAGGTATGCATGAATCTATTCGAAAAAACACCCCTCGTCCGGGAAAAAATAAAACAGTGGTCACGGCGTAAAGAAGAGTACGTTAAACGTGCGGCATTTGCTCTGATCGCATGCCTGGCATGGCACGATCGTACTGCCGGCGACGGTGTTTTCATGGCCTTTTTTTCGTTAATAAAAAAAGCGGCGACGGATGAGCGCAACTATGTGAAAAAAGCCGTTAACTGGGCATTACGCAACATCGGGAAAAGGAACGGCGACCTGAACCGGGCGGCGCTGAAACTGGCAAAGGAGATCATCGCTATCGATTCCAGGCCGGCGCGCTGGATCGCATCCGATGCGATCCGGGAATTATCGAGCATGCCGGTCAAAAAGCGGCTGGAAAAAAGGTCCTCGTGCGGGCACCATGACCGGCAGGAGCAAACATGA
- a CDS encoding DUF4919 domain-containing protein gives MDALIVCLIILLSVPAGCGSQSDTASLRPITRPDSVYVALVRQVLSAPQECDYAELRMAYAKTSFYDPYNPKDTISMIMRRAVIQKKYSDALENARKILTTNFLDARAHLICSISYRALGDTVKSAFHDAVARGLIRSIYNSGDGKSFQTAFVVIAVPEEYTLLEVLGLRSGEQILIEHEGSSYDRLKAVDINTSDTLTVYFNVDIPIRWADNRYR, from the coding sequence ATGGATGCCTTGATCGTATGCCTTATCATCCTGCTATCGGTTCCAGCCGGCTGCGGCTCCCAGTCTGACACGGCCTCGCTGCGCCCTATTACCCGCCCTGATTCGGTCTATGTTGCGCTTGTCCGCCAGGTATTGAGCGCGCCGCAGGAATGTGACTACGCGGAACTGCGCATGGCCTACGCGAAGACATCGTTCTATGATCCTTACAATCCGAAAGATACGATCAGCATGATAATGAGACGGGCGGTCATCCAGAAAAAATACTCGGACGCACTGGAGAACGCCCGCAAAATATTAACGACCAATTTTCTTGACGCCCGAGCGCACTTGATCTGTAGCATCTCGTACCGCGCACTCGGCGATACCGTGAAAAGCGCTTTTCACGATGCAGTCGCTCGCGGTCTGATCAGATCGATCTATAACTCCGGCGACGGTAAAAGCTTCCAGACGGCATTCGTGGTCATTGCCGTCCCAGAAGAGTATACTCTTCTGGAAGTTTTGGGCCTGCGGTCCGGTGAACAGATCCTCATCGAACATGAAGGATCGTCCTATGACCGGCTTAAAGCGGTCGACATCAATACCAGCGACACACTGACCGTCTACTTCAATGTCGATATACCCATACGCTGGGCGGATAACAGGTACCGCTAG